Genomic window (Flavobacteriales bacterium):
ATCCGCGCGCCCAGCATGATGGCGTTGGAGGCCGAGGAGCAGGCGGTACTGATGGTGGTGACGAAGCCGTTGGCGATACCGAGATGGTCCGCGATCATCTGCCCGGTGTGTCCGGCATGCAGCGTGTCGATCGAGGCCAGATGCTCATCCGATGTGAGGTACTCGTAGAAGTACTTCTCCGTGACATCCATGCCCCCCACCGTGGTGGCCGTGATCAAACCGAGGTTCTGGCGATCGACGCTCATCAGGCCGGCTTGGCGCAGTGCTTCCTCCGCGGCCACGCTTCCCAGCAATGAGGTACGTGTGTGCGGCCCCTCGGAAGGGTGGCCCAGCAGGTCGGCCAGGTCCTCATCGCTCAGCGCGATCCCGCCCACTTGAACCGTCCCCGCCAAGTGCGTTGGCAACCGGGTGATGGGTCCGATCCCCGATCGACCTTCCCGCAACGCGGCGAGATTCCCGGGCACGTCCGCGCCGATGGCGGAGATGATCCCCATCCCAGTGACCGCCACGCCCTTGGTCATCGCCCCGCGCTGAAAGACCTACTTGGTGCGATGCTCCTCAATGTAGGCCGCCATCACGTCCACCGATTCAAAGACTTTCCGGCCTTCCTTGGGATCGGTGAGGCGGATGCCGTAATCCTTGTCCATCATCACGATCAGTTCCAGCGCGTCGATGGAATCCAGACCTACGCCTTCGCCGAAAAGCGGGGTGCTGTCCTCAAAATCCTCGATGGCCACATCCTCCAGGTTCAGCTGGGTGATGATCTTCTTCTTCAGTTCCTGTTTCAGTTCGCTCATTGTTCCTTTTGTGTCTTCAGTAGTATCGCGTCGCGGGCCGTTCCGGGATCCGCCCGGTCCAGCAGGTATGCGAAGGATGTGTAATGATCGTCATTCTTTTCCACCCATGCGCAGAGCACCTGCTCAGCGATGCCGCTTTGCAAAAGTGGGTCGGCATATCGGTTCATGGTCGCCGGGTCGAATTCCTCGGCGATAAAGAAACAACTTTCGGTGTAGAGCTGGTGGCGGATGCTGATCTCCCCTAAGCAGATGTTCGGCAAGGTATACACGAACACCGCCGGGCTGGGCCATTCATTCCCCGGATCGTCCAAGCTTAGCTGGTGCTTGCGGTCGCTGTCGATGCAGGAGCTGCGGTTCGCGAACACCAGTGCGGTCTCCCGGCTGAAGTTGCCGGCACGCTTCGCCTCGCCTAGGAGAACCTCCGCTGTCAGGAAGGCCAACTTGCTCAAGGGATCCATCTTGTGGAACTTGGCGTGATCGATCCCCAGGGCTTTGTAGGTGCTTCGCATCACCTCCCGGAAGTCCGGTGCCGAAGCTTGATGGAGCAATTCCCCGTTCAGCATCACGCGCCCTTGGCTGATGCTGCACCAGCTCCGTATGCCGTGTCCGTCCGTCATGCTTCGGCTCGTTCAAATACCACGGCCGTGTTGCATCCGCCGAAGCCGGAGGCGGTCTTGATGAAGCGGCGCATGTCGGCATCACCGGACCTGATGATCACGTTCAACGGTTGCGACACGCCCAGCTCCGCGAAACCGGCCGAAGCAATGGTGCGGCCCTGGTACAGGCATTGTGCGGCGATCAATGTTTCCAAGAGGCCGGCCGCGCCGAGGCAATGGCCGAAGTAGCCCTTCAGGCTGTGCAAGGGCACGTGCGAAAGGCCGCTCCGCTTGAAGGCGATGGATTCCATCTCATCGTTGAAGACCGTGGCGGTGCCATGGGCCGAGATCAGCTGGAGGTCGTCCGGTGTGACGTCGGCCTCTTGCATCGCGAGGCTGATGCTGCGAAAGAGCCCTTCACCGGTGCGTGACGGCCCGGAGATATGGTTCGCATCGTTGCAAGATCCGGAGCCTACGATGCGCACATTGTCCTCCGAAAAGAAGGAGGCATCGCGGGTGACCAACGCGGAGGCCACCGCTTCACCGAGGTTGATGCCACCGCGCCGGACGCAGTACGGTCGGCACGGTTCGGCACTGAGGGCCTGGAAGGCGTTGAAGCCGGAGAGCACGAATTCGCTCAGCAGGTCGCCGGTAGTGACCAGCACGTGATCGTAAGTCCCGTTCTCGATGAAGCGCCGCGCAACGACTAACGCGAGCAAGCCGGAGACGCAGGCGTTGGAGAGGATCACGGGCGTGTTCGGGATGCCGAAATGCGATGCCACCTGCTTGCCTAATTCCGCGAGTTCGGCCCTTTCAGCGGGGAATTGCGAGGCTTTGGCCAACGCGTCGATATTGCCCTTGGTGGTGGCGATGATCAGGCCCGTGCGCGCGTCCAACTTCACGCCGGAACGCTGGACCACATCGTGCAACGAGGCGATCATCAGCTGTTCCAAACGGGTCTTGCCGGGTCCACCTTCGGCAGCCTGAAAGCAGTCCTGCAACAGATCATCCTCGATCCGCGAAAAGCACAAGGGCATCCGGAGCCGCTGCCATCCGTCCATTTGCTGAAGGCCGGTGCGTCCCTCGCTCAGCGCTTGGAACACCGAGCGGACATCCGCTCCCAACGCATTGATCGTGTTGGAGAAGGAAAGGCGGACATCAACCATTCAGCAGGCCCATCTTACGCTTCCATTCCAGGAATTTCTCAGGCGCGGTGAGGGCCAGATCCCCGCCGGTGAACACGAAGACCTGCACGGACCGGCCCGTGCAGGCCACCTTTCCCTGAGGGTCCATGACCTCGTATTCAAAGATCATCT
Coding sequences:
- a CDS encoding 3-oxoacyl-ACP synthase, whose protein sequence is MTDGHGIRSWCSISQGRVMLNGELLHQASAPDFREVMRSTYKALGIDHAKFHKMDPLSKLAFLTAEVLLGEAKRAGNFSRETALVFANRSSCIDSDRKHQLSLDDPGNEWPSPAVFVYTLPNICLGEISIRHQLYTESCFFIAEEFDPATMNRYADPLLQSGIAEQVLCAWVEKNDDHYTSFAYLLDRADPGTARDAILLKTQKEQ
- a CDS encoding beta-ketoacyl synthase, with the translated sequence MVDVRLSFSNTINALGADVRSVFQALSEGRTGLQQMDGWQRLRMPLCFSRIEDDLLQDCFQAAEGGPGKTRLEQLMIASLHDVVQRSGVKLDARTGLIIATTKGNIDALAKASQFPAERAELAELGKQVASHFGIPNTPVILSNACVSGLLALVVARRFIENGTYDHVLVTTGDLLSEFVLSGFNAFQALSAEPCRPYCVRRGGINLGEAVASALVTRDASFFSEDNVRIVGSGSCNDANHISGPSRTGEGLFRSISLAMQEADVTPDDLQLISAHGTATVFNDEMESIAFKRSGLSHVPLHSLKGYFGHCLGAAGLLETLIAAQCLYQGRTIASAGFAELGVSQPLNVIIRSGDADMRRFIKTASGFGGCNTAVVFERAEA
- a CDS encoding acyl carrier protein, producing the protein MSELKQELKKKIITQLNLEDVAIEDFEDSTPLFGEGVGLDSIDALELIVMMDKDYGIRLTDPKEGRKVFESVDVMAAYIEEHRTK